In one window of Hymenobacter nivis DNA:
- a CDS encoding KilA-N domain-containing protein: MKNKLTMTVQSHPILVTDVLGQKYINISQLAAAGTKAGEDAGQAVSTWLRAGDTMKYLAAWEKLYGSKGDFGDDAFQEHMADITRKSFSMSPDRWVKTTNAIGIEVKRGRGGAVFAHEDIALEFCTWLDPVFKLYVLKEFQRLKEEEQKVQTPDWTIKRLLSKVNYRIQTDAVRDHLLPTLKIAQNKERFEYAEEADVLNLAVFGITAREWRETNPARALQGYNLRDNAGTHELAVIANLEVINAMLMKDQHPRAKRLGYLSEMAADQLRSLSKLDIAKSMEATQKIRRLPPKPANEFDASLKGLMAIPPPPKPEKRKKPEPPKDNEADGESDAELVPA, translated from the coding sequence ATGAAGAATAAGCTAACAATGACGGTTCAAAGTCATCCTATCCTGGTAACAGATGTGTTAGGTCAGAAATACATCAATATCAGCCAATTAGCCGCTGCTGGCACGAAAGCAGGGGAGGATGCGGGCCAAGCAGTGTCTACTTGGCTTCGAGCTGGTGATACGATGAAGTACTTAGCTGCTTGGGAGAAGCTTTATGGTTCTAAAGGAGACTTTGGAGACGACGCCTTCCAAGAGCATATGGCGGATATTACCCGCAAAAGCTTCTCTATGTCGCCAGACCGTTGGGTAAAAACTACCAATGCTATTGGTATTGAAGTGAAGCGCGGCCGTGGCGGGGCCGTATTCGCTCACGAAGACATTGCTTTAGAATTTTGCACTTGGCTTGACCCCGTTTTCAAACTCTATGTTCTCAAAGAGTTTCAGCGGCTAAAGGAGGAGGAGCAAAAGGTACAGACTCCAGACTGGACAATCAAGCGATTGCTAAGCAAAGTCAATTATCGTATTCAAACGGATGCGGTACGTGACCACTTGTTGCCCACGTTGAAGATTGCTCAAAATAAAGAGCGATTTGAATACGCGGAAGAGGCGGATGTATTGAACCTAGCGGTTTTTGGTATAACAGCTAGGGAATGGCGAGAGACTAACCCCGCAAGGGCATTGCAAGGATATAATCTTCGTGATAATGCTGGCACTCACGAGTTGGCCGTTATTGCCAATTTAGAAGTAATTAATGCGATGCTAATGAAAGACCAGCATCCCAGGGCAAAGCGACTGGGATACCTTTCGGAAATGGCAGCAGACCAACTTAGATCATTAAGTAAATTAGATATTGCTAAGTCAATGGAAGCCACGCAAAAAATACGTAGGCTACCACCCAAGCCAGCCAATGAATTTGATGCGAGTTTGAAGGGCCTTATGGCTATCCCCCCACCGCCGAAACCAGAAAAGCGCAAGAAACCCGAGCCGCCGAAGGATAATGAGGCAGATGGGGAATCTGACGCTGAATTAGTACCGGCTTAG
- a CDS encoding IS1595 family transposase produces the protein MSLPFKSLLDLVKAFPDEDACFSHLEKLRWAGEVVSPFDPTSKVYKCAGHKFKCKNTNKYFTVKNGTIFEDTKIPLQKWFMALYIFSSHKKGISSHQLARDIDVTQKTGWFLLHRLRYAFAHPNFQAMMEGVVEVDETFVGGKESNKHKDKKTAGNQGRSLKTKAAVFGMLEREGNVVAVVVPAVDAATLLPIMEEQVQAGATIVSDEYQVYQKMSEVYTHEYVRHSAKEYVNGLAHTNGLEGFWSHFKRMVDGIYHYMSLEHLQAYVNEFSLRWNTRRMQTAERFDLVLGNAAGRLTYKALIAH, from the coding sequence ATGTCGCTCCCGTTCAAAAGCCTGCTTGACTTGGTAAAAGCCTTTCCCGACGAGGACGCTTGCTTTAGCCACTTGGAGAAACTGCGCTGGGCTGGCGAGGTGGTTTCGCCCTTCGACCCTACTTCTAAGGTGTACAAGTGCGCGGGCCACAAGTTCAAGTGCAAGAACACCAACAAGTACTTTACGGTCAAGAACGGGACTATTTTCGAGGACACCAAGATACCGCTGCAAAAGTGGTTCATGGCTCTCTATATCTTTTCGAGCCACAAAAAGGGCATCAGCTCGCACCAGTTGGCCCGCGATATTGACGTAACGCAAAAAACGGGTTGGTTCCTGCTTCACCGTCTGCGCTATGCCTTCGCGCATCCCAACTTTCAAGCGATGATGGAAGGCGTAGTAGAGGTAGATGAAACCTTTGTGGGCGGCAAGGAAAGCAATAAGCACAAAGACAAGAAAACGGCGGGCAACCAGGGCCGCAGCCTCAAAACCAAGGCGGCTGTGTTCGGGATGCTAGAGCGCGAAGGCAACGTGGTGGCCGTAGTGGTGCCCGCCGTAGATGCGGCTACGCTGCTACCCATCATGGAAGAGCAAGTGCAGGCAGGTGCTACGATTGTGAGCGACGAGTACCAGGTGTATCAGAAGATGTCCGAGGTTTACACGCATGAGTACGTGCGGCACAGTGCTAAAGAGTACGTGAACGGGCTGGCGCACACCAACGGACTGGAAGGCTTTTGGAGCCACTTCAAGCGCATGGTAGATGGCATCTACCACTACATGAGCCTAGAGCATCTGCAAGCCTACGTGAACGAGTTTTCGCTACGGTGGAACACGCGCCGGATGCAAACCGCCGAACGCTTTGACTTGGTACTGGGTAATGCTGCCGGACGCTTGACCTACAAAGCACTGATTGCACACTAA
- the amaB gene encoding L-piperidine-6-carboxylate dehydrogenase translates to MKQALEQETAADLAVPGGHLHADPHGLQDVLRELGVEADNAAYCTGRAWGGAPNADRRVINAPADGQRIASVAFATAADYETVAQAAAEAFKTWRLVPAPKRGDIVRQIGNKLREYKEPLGKLVSAEMGKILQEGLGEVQEMIDICDFAVGLSRQLHGFTMHSERPAHRMYDQYQPLGVVGIISAFNFPVAVWSWNAMLAAVCGDVSIWKPSEKTPLTAVAVQHIIKSVLADNDIPEGVFNLIIGDATIGAALAADRRVPLVSATGSTRMGRKVGEVVGARLGRALLELGGNNAIIVTKNADLGIAIRAIVFGAVGTAGQRCTSTRRVIIEDSIFEDVKQRLLAIYPKLPIGHPLQEGTLVGPLIDGAAVAAFTGALAKVQAEGGKLLTGGEVLSGPEYAGGHYVRPALMEVENHYATVQEETFAPILYLIKYIGEVQNAIDLQNDVRQGLSSSIFTLNMREAEAFLAATGSDCGIANVNIGTSGAEIGGAFGGEKETGGGRESGSDAWKVYMRRQTNTINYSTELPLAQGIKFDV, encoded by the coding sequence ATGAAGCAAGCCCTCGAACAAGAAACCGCCGCCGACCTCGCCGTGCCCGGTGGCCACCTCCACGCCGACCCCCACGGCCTCCAGGACGTGCTGCGCGAGCTCGGCGTCGAAGCCGATAACGCCGCCTACTGCACCGGCCGCGCTTGGGGCGGGGCCCCCAACGCCGACCGCCGCGTCATCAACGCCCCCGCCGACGGGCAGCGCATTGCCAGCGTGGCCTTTGCCACGGCCGCGGACTACGAAACTGTGGCGCAAGCTGCCGCCGAGGCCTTCAAAACCTGGCGCTTGGTACCAGCCCCCAAGCGCGGCGATATCGTGCGCCAAATCGGTAACAAGCTGCGCGAATACAAGGAGCCGCTGGGCAAATTAGTGAGCGCCGAGATGGGTAAAATACTGCAAGAAGGCCTGGGCGAAGTGCAGGAAATGATTGATATCTGCGACTTTGCGGTGGGCCTGAGCCGCCAGCTGCACGGCTTTACCATGCATTCGGAGCGGCCCGCGCACCGCATGTACGATCAGTACCAGCCGCTGGGCGTGGTAGGCATCATCTCAGCCTTCAACTTCCCGGTGGCCGTGTGGAGCTGGAACGCCATGCTGGCCGCCGTCTGCGGCGACGTCAGCATCTGGAAGCCCTCGGAAAAAACGCCGCTCACGGCGGTGGCCGTGCAGCACATCATTAAGAGCGTGCTGGCCGACAACGACATTCCTGAGGGCGTGTTCAACCTGATTATCGGCGACGCCACCATCGGCGCGGCCCTGGCCGCCGACCGGCGGGTGCCGCTGGTGTCGGCCACGGGCAGCACCCGCATGGGCCGCAAGGTGGGCGAAGTGGTGGGGGCCCGCCTGGGCCGCGCCCTGCTGGAGCTGGGCGGTAACAACGCCATCATCGTCACCAAAAACGCCGATCTCGGCATCGCCATCCGCGCCATTGTGTTCGGGGCGGTGGGCACGGCCGGGCAGCGCTGCACTAGCACCCGCCGCGTCATCATCGAGGACAGTATTTTTGAGGACGTGAAGCAGCGCTTGCTGGCCATCTACCCCAAGCTGCCCATCGGCCACCCGCTGCAAGAAGGCACCCTCGTGGGGCCCCTGATTGACGGGGCCGCCGTAGCCGCCTTCACCGGGGCCCTGGCAAAAGTGCAGGCCGAAGGCGGCAAATTACTGACCGGCGGCGAGGTACTGAGCGGTCCCGAATACGCCGGCGGCCACTACGTGCGGCCCGCGCTGATGGAAGTGGAAAACCACTACGCCACGGTGCAGGAAGAAACCTTCGCCCCGATTCTCTACCTCATCAAGTATATCGGCGAAGTGCAAAACGCCATCGACTTACAGAACGACGTGCGCCAGGGCCTGAGCAGCAGCATCTTCACCCTGAACATGCGCGAGGCCGAAGCCTTCCTGGCCGCCACCGGCTCCGACTGCGGCATTGCCAACGTGAACATCGGCACGAGCGGGGCCGAAATCGGCGGGGCCTTCGGCGGCGAAAAGGAAACCGGCGGCGGCCGCGAATCCGGCTCCGACGCCTGGAAAGTGTACATGCGCCGCCAAACCAACACCATTAACTATTCCACCGAACTGCCGCTGGCCCAGGGTATTAAGTTCGACGTGTAG
- a CDS encoding M16 family metallopeptidase, producing MMQKRLWLMGLGIALALQPAAAQTKKKPTPKPKTVVAAKPAATGAKLVETVTRKPGDLTIPYSKYVLPNGLTVVVTEDHSDPLVHVDVTYHVGSAREQIGKSGFAHFFEHMMFQGSDHVGDQQHFKIVTAAGGTLNGSTNQDRTNYYETVPNNQVETAMWLEADRMGFLLDAVNQKKFEIQRSTVKNERGQNYDNRPYGLAGEYVAKTLYPYGHPYSWLTIGYLKDLDASNVNDLKNFFLRWYGPNNATLTVGGDVKTADVIKYAEKYFGPIKRGPAVQNQHLPEPVLSADRYVSYEDNVRFPLVELVFPTVPQNTPDDVALEALAEIIGQGNNSLLYKNLVKTQKAVQAVAYSNTSELAGQFVVQALPFPGKGLDSTEVRLRQSLTEFEKTGVSDAALQRFKASREAQVVNSLASVQGKVSQLSAYQTYTGNPNYLAVELQRLRALTKADVQRVYDKYLKGKHAVILSVVPKGKPEMVAQKDNYTVDPSGYQAPKDQYAGLTYVKAQDTFDRSKQPKSSGNPVVKVPALYEATFANGLKVVGTRNTEIPAVTMLLTIRGGHRLEQADPGKAGVAALTAALLNEGTTKYTGEQLSAALDQLGSTVRVNAGNDNTTVYVQSLTKNLPATLALMQDVLLHPRFDAADFDRLKKQTLEGIANQVTLPVAIADNTYGRLLYGPASIMSVPAIGTTASVTSITLDDVKAFYAANYAPNVSSLVVVGDVAEADVLPKLDFLKTWAKKNVVIPPTVAAIPQPDKTRVYFVDKDGAAQSEIRVGYLTTLPYDATGDYYKAYLTNYVLGGAFNSRINLNLRENKGYTYGAQSYFQSTRNPGPFTAQAGVRADATAASVKEFMSEISGYRAGITDDELAFLQSSVGQSDALKYETGGQKAAFLARLVEYDLKPDYVTQQATILKNLTRADVQAAAQKDLPESMYIVVVGDKKQLPAVQALGYEVVELDTDGKPVPAAAPAPAAAAMPAPAPAEPIGKVKRKTKDADGKTTKEKMRPSDTK from the coding sequence ATGATGCAAAAAAGACTCTGGCTGATGGGGTTGGGCATAGCGCTGGCTCTGCAACCGGCCGCCGCCCAAACCAAGAAGAAACCCACTCCCAAGCCCAAAACCGTGGTGGCCGCTAAGCCCGCCGCCACCGGCGCCAAGCTGGTAGAAACCGTGACGCGCAAGCCCGGGGACCTTACCATTCCGTACAGCAAATACGTACTGCCCAACGGCTTGACCGTGGTGGTGACCGAGGACCACTCCGACCCGCTGGTGCACGTGGACGTAACCTACCACGTGGGCTCGGCACGCGAGCAAATCGGCAAGTCGGGCTTCGCCCACTTCTTCGAGCACATGATGTTCCAGGGCTCTGACCACGTGGGTGACCAGCAGCACTTCAAAATTGTGACGGCCGCCGGCGGCACCCTCAACGGCAGTACCAACCAGGACCGCACGAACTACTACGAAACGGTACCCAACAACCAGGTGGAAACCGCGATGTGGCTCGAAGCCGACCGCATGGGCTTCCTACTAGACGCTGTGAACCAGAAAAAATTTGAGATTCAGCGCTCGACGGTGAAAAACGAGCGCGGCCAGAACTACGACAACCGCCCCTACGGCCTGGCCGGCGAGTACGTGGCCAAAACGCTGTACCCCTACGGCCACCCCTACTCGTGGCTAACCATCGGCTACCTCAAGGACCTCGACGCCTCGAACGTCAACGACCTCAAGAACTTCTTTCTGCGCTGGTACGGCCCCAACAATGCGACGCTGACCGTAGGCGGCGACGTGAAAACGGCCGACGTGATTAAGTACGCCGAGAAGTACTTCGGGCCCATCAAGCGGGGCCCCGCGGTGCAAAACCAGCACCTGCCCGAGCCCGTGCTGAGCGCCGACCGCTACGTGAGCTACGAGGACAACGTACGCTTCCCGCTGGTGGAGCTGGTGTTCCCAACCGTGCCCCAGAACACGCCCGACGACGTGGCGCTCGAAGCGTTGGCCGAAATTATTGGCCAGGGTAACAACTCGCTGCTCTACAAGAACCTGGTGAAAACCCAGAAGGCAGTGCAGGCCGTAGCCTATAGCAATACCTCCGAGCTGGCCGGCCAATTCGTGGTGCAGGCCCTCCCCTTCCCCGGCAAAGGCCTCGACAGCACCGAGGTGCGCCTGCGCCAGAGCCTGACTGAGTTTGAGAAAACCGGCGTTAGCGACGCCGCCTTGCAGCGCTTTAAGGCCAGCCGCGAAGCCCAGGTGGTGAACAGCCTGGCCAGTGTGCAGGGCAAGGTGAGCCAACTGTCCGCCTACCAAACCTACACCGGCAACCCCAACTACCTGGCCGTAGAGTTGCAGCGCCTGCGGGCCCTCACCAAGGCCGACGTGCAACGCGTGTACGACAAGTACCTTAAGGGCAAGCACGCCGTCATCCTGAGCGTGGTGCCCAAGGGCAAGCCCGAAATGGTGGCCCAGAAGGACAACTATACCGTGGACCCCTCGGGCTACCAGGCCCCCAAGGACCAGTACGCGGGCCTGACTTACGTGAAAGCCCAGGACACGTTTGACCGCAGCAAGCAGCCCAAGAGCAGCGGCAACCCCGTGGTGAAGGTGCCGGCGCTGTACGAAGCCACGTTTGCCAACGGCCTGAAAGTGGTGGGCACCCGCAACACCGAAATTCCGGCCGTGACGATGCTGCTCACCATCCGCGGCGGCCACCGCCTGGAGCAGGCCGACCCCGGCAAGGCCGGCGTGGCCGCCCTCACGGCGGCCCTGCTGAACGAAGGCACCACCAAGTATACCGGCGAGCAACTGAGCGCTGCCCTCGACCAGCTCGGCAGCACCGTGCGCGTGAACGCCGGCAACGACAACACGACCGTGTACGTGCAGTCGCTGACGAAAAACCTGCCCGCCACCCTGGCCCTCATGCAGGACGTGCTGCTGCACCCGCGCTTCGACGCCGCCGACTTTGACCGCCTCAAAAAGCAAACCTTGGAGGGCATCGCCAACCAAGTGACGCTGCCGGTGGCCATCGCCGACAATACCTACGGCCGCTTGCTGTACGGCCCGGCCAGCATTATGAGCGTGCCGGCCATCGGCACCACGGCGTCGGTGACGAGCATTACGCTCGACGACGTGAAGGCCTTTTACGCCGCTAACTACGCGCCCAACGTGTCGTCGTTGGTGGTGGTGGGCGACGTGGCCGAGGCCGACGTGCTGCCTAAGCTCGACTTCCTGAAAACCTGGGCCAAGAAGAACGTGGTGATCCCGCCCACGGTGGCCGCCATTCCGCAGCCCGACAAAACGCGGGTATACTTCGTGGACAAGGACGGTGCGGCGCAGTCGGAAATCCGGGTGGGCTACCTCACCACCCTGCCCTACGACGCCACCGGCGACTACTACAAAGCCTACCTGACCAACTACGTGCTGGGCGGCGCCTTCAATTCGCGCATCAACCTGAACCTGCGCGAAAACAAGGGGTATACCTACGGGGCCCAATCGTATTTCCAGAGCACGCGCAACCCGGGGCCCTTCACGGCCCAGGCCGGCGTGCGCGCCGACGCCACCGCCGCCTCGGTGAAGGAATTTATGAGCGAAATCTCGGGTTACCGCGCCGGCATTACCGACGACGAACTGGCTTTCCTGCAGTCGTCGGTGGGCCAGAGCGACGCGCTGAAGTACGAAACCGGCGGCCAGAAAGCGGCCTTCCTCGCCCGCCTGGTCGAGTACGACCTCAAGCCCGACTACGTGACGCAGCAGGCCACCATCCTGAAGAACCTGACCCGCGCCGACGTGCAAGCCGCCGCCCAGAAAGACCTGCCCGAAAGCATGTACATCGTGGTGGTGGGCGACAAAAAGCAGCTACCCGCCGTGCAGGCCCTGGGCTACGAAGTAGTGGAGCTGGACACCGACGGCAAGCCCGTGCCGGCCGCCGCTCCTGCCCCGGCCGCCGCCGCCATGCCGGCCCCCGCGCCCGCCGAGCCCATTGGCAAGGTGAAGCGCAAAACCAAGGACGCTGACGGCAAAACCACCAAGGAGAAAATGCGGCCCAGCGACACCAAGTAG
- a CDS encoding IS630 family transposase, whose translation MASRAGAGLAAKKKSVHAAERDTQRVVALRRAFVEAVQAEDFTCLKFVDETSTNLTYCRRYARAEGGQRAHQATPLHGGPNVTLVAALTPTGLQAAMTLSGAVNGDVFAAYLDQVLGPTLVPGDVVVLDNLPAHKVAGLAQLVEARGARLLYLPPYSPDFNPIELAFSKLKTWLRRAQARTREALEGVIQTATEWISEQDARNWFDHCGYHVQ comes from the coding sequence GTGGCGAGCCGTGCAGGCGCTGGATTGGCGGCGAAAAAAAAGAGCGTTCACGCCGCTGAGCGCGACACCCAGCGGGTCGTAGCCCTGCGCCGGGCCTTTGTCGAAGCGGTGCAAGCCGAAGATTTCACCTGTTTGAAGTTCGTGGACGAGACCAGTACCAACCTGACCTATTGCCGCCGCTACGCCCGGGCCGAAGGCGGGCAGCGCGCCCACCAGGCCACGCCCCTGCACGGGGGGCCGAACGTGACGCTCGTAGCTGCCCTGACGCCCACCGGCCTGCAAGCGGCCATGACCCTGAGCGGGGCCGTCAACGGGGACGTGTTTGCCGCCTATCTCGACCAGGTGCTCGGCCCCACCCTGGTGCCCGGCGACGTGGTCGTGCTCGACAACCTGCCGGCCCATAAAGTCGCTGGACTGGCCCAACTCGTGGAAGCCCGCGGAGCCCGCCTGCTTTACTTACCCCCTTACTCGCCTGACTTCAATCCCATTGAGTTGGCCTTCAGCAAGCTCAAAACCTGGCTGCGCAGGGCCCAGGCCCGCACCCGAGAAGCGCTGGAAGGCGTTATCCAGACGGCCACTGAATGGATAAGTGAGCAGGATGCTAGAAACTGGTTTGACCATTGTGGATACCACGTACAGTAA
- a CDS encoding helix-turn-helix domain-containing protein — MKAYSLDLRERVAAASAQPGRTMPAVAAQFSVSVSFVEKLLHRQRTTGSVAALPPHPGPAPELDAAARNELRACLRQEPDATLAELCTWLAAIGGPAVSQSTLWRAVQALDWRRKKRAFTPLSATPSGS; from the coding sequence ATGAAAGCGTATTCTCTTGATTTGCGCGAACGCGTGGCGGCCGCTAGTGCGCAGCCCGGCCGCACCATGCCAGCCGTGGCCGCCCAGTTCAGCGTCTCGGTGTCGTTTGTGGAAAAGCTGCTGCACCGCCAGCGCACTACGGGCTCGGTGGCGGCACTGCCCCCGCATCCTGGTCCAGCGCCGGAACTGGACGCGGCCGCCCGGAACGAATTGCGGGCCTGCCTGCGCCAGGAGCCCGATGCCACGCTGGCCGAATTGTGCACCTGGCTGGCCGCCATTGGTGGTCCGGCCGTGAGCCAATCGACCTTGTGGCGAGCCGTGCAGGCGCTGGATTGGCGGCGAAAAAAAAGAGCGTTCACGCCGCTGAGCGCGACACCCAGCGGGTCGTAG
- a CDS encoding AAA family ATPase — protein MDTAINTLHIQNFKSIRSALLHPRRVNIIIGQPNAGKSTVLEAMSLLGSVPYEQQDKFVGSFVRYDKPRQLFHDNLTASPIKIETDRDLCLLGKYSQGPGYRYASFSQEAYRELRTQMGTPLAGGHLSRAGDDGALLDRLGPYLLRTGGPPTPGGYYYTELDKRGRPGLGAPAEARYLSSGSPWYPQAVKPYRFRSEAKLAVARPGSALFPPHGDNLVRVLETNADLRREFTGLFAAQGLSLRVRVDAGRLEISKDLDGLSYVYPYQSTGDALRHYGFLLAVLESNRKAVLLLEEPETHLYPDYATELVRRIVAGSGNQFFITTHSPHLFTQVIENMVPFENRALELAVFVAHYQDHQTKIRQLSDEELRNVQGDSAHAFRTLSRAATPEAVVMR, from the coding sequence ATGGACACCGCCATCAATACGCTACACATTCAGAACTTTAAGTCGATTCGGAGTGCGCTGCTGCACCCGCGGCGGGTGAACATTATTATTGGGCAGCCCAACGCTGGTAAGTCGACGGTGCTGGAGGCCATGAGCTTGCTGGGCAGCGTGCCCTACGAGCAGCAGGACAAGTTTGTGGGCAGCTTTGTGCGCTACGACAAGCCCCGCCAGCTGTTCCACGACAACCTGACGGCCAGCCCCATCAAAATTGAAACCGACCGCGACCTGTGCCTGCTGGGCAAGTACAGCCAGGGCCCCGGCTACCGCTACGCCAGCTTCAGCCAGGAGGCCTACCGCGAGCTGCGCACCCAGATGGGCACGCCCCTGGCCGGCGGCCACCTCTCGCGGGCCGGCGACGACGGGGCCCTGCTCGACCGCCTGGGGCCCTACCTGCTGCGCACCGGGGGCCCCCCCACGCCAGGAGGGTACTACTACACCGAACTCGACAAGCGCGGCCGCCCCGGGCTGGGGGCCCCCGCCGAGGCCCGCTACCTGTCGTCGGGCTCGCCCTGGTACCCGCAGGCCGTGAAGCCCTACCGCTTCCGCAGCGAGGCCAAGCTGGCCGTGGCCCGGCCGGGCTCAGCCTTGTTTCCGCCCCACGGCGACAACCTGGTGCGGGTGCTGGAAACCAACGCCGATCTGCGCCGCGAATTCACGGGCCTGTTTGCCGCGCAGGGCCTGTCGCTGCGCGTGCGCGTAGACGCGGGCCGGCTGGAAATTTCGAAGGATCTGGACGGCCTGAGCTACGTGTACCCCTACCAAAGCACCGGCGATGCGCTGCGGCACTACGGCTTCCTGCTGGCCGTGCTCGAATCGAACCGCAAGGCCGTGCTGCTGCTCGAAGAGCCCGAAACCCACCTCTACCCCGACTACGCCACCGAGCTGGTGCGCCGCATTGTGGCCGGCAGCGGCAACCAGTTCTTCATCACCACCCACAGCCCCCACCTGTTCACGCAGGTCATCGAAAACATGGTGCCCTTCGAAAACAGGGCCCTGGAGCTGGCCGTGTTCGTGGCCCATTACCAGGACCACCAAACCAAAATCCGCCAGCTCTCCGACGAGGAGCTGCGCAACGTGCAGGGCGACAGTGCCCACGCCTTCCGCACCCTCAGCCGCGCCGCCACGCCCGAAGCGGTAGTAATGCGGTAG
- a CDS encoding S1C family serine protease, with protein sequence MQAKQMMLGLFGSAILGGGVAVGGYKLLEPAPRTSQTVLAADPNVRYTSAMRSSTYAAPEGLNFVAAAAAVTPAVVHVMTEYAAAPQDRQHQRMQMDPFLRQFFGDGGEGQGQEQGEGREPRGGGQGSGSGVIIAANGYIVTNNHVIDKASKITVVMDDKRRYEAELVGADPNTDLAVLKVKADNLPFVKYGNSDDVKVGQWVLAVGNPFSLNSTVTAGIISAKGRNINILRREDGMGIESFIQTDAVVNPGNSGGALVNLSGDLVGINSAIASHTGSYEGYSFAIPSALVSKVVDDLLKYKVVQRALLGVQMREVDATLASEKKLTNLNGLYVAGLTPNSAAAAAGLKEGDVITDINGLAVNTSSQLQEQVARFRPGDQIKVTYLRGATPTTVTTTLRNATGTTAVVREAAVAASVKYEGATLSVVPTQLQNKLDIKGGAAITGIKGSNFRGTGMADGFIITRIDKNLVRKPADVQAYLDQARENSGALVEGVYPDGRKSFYPIGQE encoded by the coding sequence ATGCAAGCAAAACAAATGATGCTCGGCCTGTTCGGTTCCGCCATTTTGGGCGGAGGCGTGGCCGTGGGCGGGTACAAGCTTTTGGAACCCGCGCCCCGCACCTCCCAAACCGTGCTGGCCGCCGACCCGAACGTGCGCTACACGTCGGCCATGCGCAGCAGCACCTACGCCGCTCCCGAGGGCCTGAACTTTGTGGCCGCCGCGGCCGCCGTGACGCCCGCCGTGGTGCACGTGATGACCGAGTACGCCGCTGCGCCGCAAGACCGGCAGCACCAGCGGATGCAGATGGACCCTTTTCTGCGCCAGTTCTTTGGCGACGGGGGTGAGGGGCAAGGGCAGGAGCAGGGCGAAGGCCGAGAGCCCCGGGGTGGCGGCCAGGGCTCAGGCTCGGGCGTCATCATTGCGGCCAACGGCTACATCGTGACCAACAACCACGTGATTGATAAGGCCTCGAAAATCACGGTGGTGATGGACGACAAGCGCCGCTACGAGGCGGAGCTGGTAGGAGCCGACCCCAACACCGACCTAGCCGTGCTGAAGGTGAAAGCCGACAACCTGCCCTTCGTGAAGTACGGCAACTCCGACGACGTGAAGGTGGGCCAGTGGGTGCTGGCCGTGGGCAACCCGTTCAGCCTGAACTCGACCGTAACCGCCGGTATTATCTCGGCCAAGGGCCGCAACATCAATATCCTGCGCCGTGAAGACGGCATGGGCATCGAGTCGTTCATCCAGACCGACGCCGTGGTGAACCCCGGTAACTCGGGTGGGGCCCTGGTGAACCTGAGCGGCGACTTGGTGGGCATCAACTCGGCAATTGCCTCGCACACGGGCAGCTACGAGGGCTACTCCTTCGCCATCCCCAGTGCGTTGGTGAGTAAGGTGGTCGACGACCTGCTGAAGTACAAAGTGGTGCAGAGAGCCCTGCTCGGCGTACAAATGCGCGAAGTGGACGCCACCCTCGCCTCGGAGAAAAAACTGACCAACCTGAACGGCCTGTACGTAGCCGGCCTCACGCCCAACAGCGCCGCCGCCGCCGCCGGACTTAAGGAAGGCGACGTCATCACCGACATCAACGGCTTGGCCGTCAACACGTCTTCGCAGCTGCAAGAGCAAGTGGCGCGCTTCCGCCCCGGCGACCAGATTAAGGTAACTTACCTGCGCGGCGCCACGCCCACCACCGTGACGACCACCCTGCGCAACGCCACTGGCACCACCGCCGTGGTGCGCGAGGCTGCCGTAGCGGCCTCCGTGAAGTACGAAGGCGCCACCCTCTCCGTTGTGCCGACGCAGCTCCAGAATAAGCTCGACATCAAGGGCGGAGCCGCCATCACGGGCATTAAGGGTAGTAATTTCCGCGGGACCGGAATGGCCGATGGCTTCATCATCACCCGCATCGATAAGAACCTGGTGCGCAAGCCCGCCGACGTGCAGGCCTACCTCGACCAGGCCCGCGAAAACTCCGGGGCCCTCGTCGAGGGCGTGTACCCCGACGGCCGTAAGTCCTTTTACCCCATCGGGCAGGAGTAG